A single Pseudomonas brassicacearum DNA region contains:
- the ettA gene encoding energy-dependent translational throttle protein EttA — translation MAQYVFTMHRLSKVVPPKREILKNISLSFFPGAKIGVLGLNGSGKSTLLKIMAGVDNEFDGEARPMPDLNIGYLPQEPQLDPSKTVREVVEEAVSVIKDAQARLDEVYAAYADPDADFDKLAAEQAKLEAILQASDGHNLDRQLEVAADALRLPAWDAKVEHLSGGEKRRVALCRLLLSAPDMLLLDEPTNHLDADSVAWLEHFLHDFPGTVVAITHDRYFLDNVAGWILELDRGAGIPYEGNYSGWLEAKSDRLAQESKQQSAHEKAMKEELEWVRKGAKARQSKSKARLQRFEEMQSQEFQKRSETNEIYIPAGPRLGDKVIEFKNVTKGYGDRVLIDNLSFSMPKGAIVGVIGGNGAGKSTLFRMLMGKETPDSGSIEIGETVQLACVDQSREDLEGSKTVFQQISDGSDQIRIGNYEIPSRTYVGRFNFKGGDQQKFVKDLSGGERGRLHLALTLKEGGNVLLLDEPSNDLDVETLRSLEEALLDFPGAAIVISHDRWFLDRVATHILAYEDDSQAVFFEGNYTEYEADRKKRLGEAAAQPHRVRHKKLA, via the coding sequence ATGGCTCAATACGTCTTCACCATGCATCGGCTGAGCAAAGTTGTTCCGCCGAAGCGGGAAATCCTGAAAAACATTTCACTGTCCTTCTTCCCCGGCGCCAAGATCGGCGTACTGGGCCTCAACGGTTCGGGTAAATCCACGCTGCTGAAAATCATGGCCGGCGTCGATAACGAATTCGACGGCGAAGCCCGCCCGATGCCGGACCTGAACATCGGCTACCTGCCCCAGGAGCCGCAGCTGGACCCGAGCAAGACCGTCCGTGAAGTGGTCGAGGAAGCGGTCAGCGTGATCAAGGACGCCCAGGCGCGCCTCGATGAAGTCTATGCCGCCTACGCCGATCCGGATGCCGACTTCGACAAGCTGGCCGCCGAACAGGCCAAGCTCGAAGCGATCCTGCAGGCCAGCGACGGCCACAACCTGGACCGCCAGCTGGAAGTCGCCGCCGATGCGCTGCGCCTGCCGGCCTGGGACGCGAAGGTCGAACACCTGTCCGGTGGTGAGAAGCGTCGCGTGGCCCTGTGCCGCCTGCTGCTGTCGGCCCCGGACATGCTGCTGCTCGACGAACCGACCAACCACCTGGACGCCGATTCCGTCGCCTGGCTCGAACACTTCCTGCACGACTTCCCAGGCACCGTGGTTGCGATCACGCACGACCGTTACTTCCTGGACAACGTCGCCGGCTGGATCCTGGAACTCGACCGCGGCGCAGGGATTCCGTACGAGGGCAACTATTCGGGCTGGCTGGAAGCCAAGTCTGATCGTCTGGCCCAGGAATCCAAGCAGCAGTCGGCCCATGAAAAAGCCATGAAGGAAGAACTGGAATGGGTGCGCAAAGGCGCCAAGGCCCGCCAGTCCAAATCCAAGGCTCGCCTGCAACGCTTCGAGGAAATGCAATCCCAGGAATTCCAGAAGCGCAGCGAAACCAACGAGATCTACATCCCGGCCGGTCCGCGCCTGGGTGACAAGGTCATCGAGTTCAAGAACGTCACCAAGGGTTATGGCGACCGCGTGCTGATCGACAACCTGTCGTTCTCCATGCCAAAAGGCGCCATTGTCGGTGTGATCGGGGGTAACGGCGCGGGTAAATCCACGCTGTTCCGCATGCTGATGGGCAAGGAAACGCCGGATTCGGGCAGCATCGAAATCGGTGAGACCGTGCAACTGGCCTGCGTCGACCAGAGCCGCGAAGACCTGGAAGGCAGCAAGACCGTGTTCCAGCAGATCTCCGACGGTTCCGACCAGATCCGCATCGGCAACTATGAAATCCCGTCGCGCACGTATGTGGGCCGCTTCAACTTCAAGGGCGGCGACCAGCAGAAGTTCGTCAAGGACTTGTCCGGTGGTGAGCGCGGTCGCTTGCACCTGGCGTTGACCTTGAAGGAGGGCGGCAACGTCCTGCTGCTCGACGAACCGTCCAACGACCTCGACGTCGAAACCCTGCGTTCCCTGGAAGAAGCCTTGCTGGACTTCCCGGGCGCCGCCATTGTGATCTCCCACGATCGGTGGTTCCTCGACCGCGTGGCGACCCACATCCTGGCGTACGAAGACGACTCGCAAGCGGTGTTCTTCGAAGGCAACTACACCGAGTACGAAGCCGATCGCAAGAAACGCCTCGGCGAAGCGGCTGCCCAGCCGCATCGCGTACGGCACAAGAAATTGGCCTGA
- a CDS encoding Lon protease family protein — MPDPVAASLRLAPEALTRPFSAEQFSFSTTNDLEPFRGVLGQERAVEALQFGVAMPRPGYNVFVMGEPGTGRFSFVKRYLKAEGKRLQTPADWVYVNNFDEPREPRALELPSGTAGAFIADINGLIDNLLATFPAVFEHPSYQQKKSAIDRAFNQRYDRALDVIERLALEKDVALYRDSSNIAFTPMSEGKALDEAEFAQLPEAERERFHEDISGLEERLNEELASLPQWKRESSNQLRHLNEETITLALQPLLAPLSEKYAENAAVCGYLQAMQVYLLKTVVEQLVEDSKTDAIARKLLEEQYAPSLVVGHPFSGGAPVVFEPHPTYDNLFGRIEYSTDQGALYTTYRQLRPGALHRANGGFLILEAEKMLGEPFVWDALKRALQSRKLKMESPLGELGRVATVTLTPQHIALQVKVVIIGARQLYYALQDLDPDFQEMFRVLVDFDEDIPMGDESLEQFAQLLKTRTSEEGMAPLTADAVARLATYSARLAEHQGRLSARIGDLFQLVSEADFIRQLAGDEMTDAGHIERALKAKATRTGRVSARILDDMLAGIILIDTAGAAVGKCNGLTVLEVGDSAFGVPARISATVYPGGSGIVDIEREVNLGQPIHSKGVMILTGYLGSRYAQEFPLAISASIALEQSYGYVDGDSASLGEACTLISALSKTPLKQCFAITGSINQFGEVQAVGGVNEKIEGFFRLCEARGLTGEQGAIIPQANVATLMLDEKVLAAVRAGQFHVYAVRQADEALSLLVGEPAGEPDENGEFPEGSVNARVVERLRVIAEMISEDDIKEAEKELAQQALAEAKPA, encoded by the coding sequence ATGCCTGATCCTGTTGCTGCCAGCTTGCGTCTAGCGCCCGAAGCGCTGACCCGTCCGTTTTCCGCTGAACAGTTCAGCTTCTCTACCACCAATGATCTGGAGCCCTTCCGCGGTGTGCTTGGCCAGGAACGTGCGGTCGAAGCCTTGCAGTTCGGCGTGGCCATGCCGCGCCCCGGTTACAACGTATTCGTCATGGGCGAGCCCGGCACTGGCCGGTTTTCGTTCGTCAAACGCTACCTCAAGGCCGAAGGCAAGCGCCTGCAGACCCCGGCGGACTGGGTCTATGTCAACAATTTCGACGAGCCCCGCGAACCCCGGGCCCTGGAACTGCCGTCAGGTACGGCCGGTGCTTTCATCGCCGACATCAACGGCCTGATCGACAACCTGCTGGCGACCTTCCCGGCAGTGTTCGAGCACCCGTCCTACCAGCAGAAGAAAAGCGCCATCGACCGCGCCTTCAACCAGCGCTATGACCGCGCCTTGGACGTGATCGAGCGCCTGGCGCTGGAGAAGGATGTTGCGCTGTACCGTGACAGCAGCAACATCGCCTTCACGCCGATGAGCGAAGGCAAGGCCCTGGATGAGGCGGAATTCGCCCAGTTACCGGAAGCCGAGCGCGAGCGTTTCCATGAGGACATCTCGGGCCTGGAAGAGCGCTTGAACGAAGAGCTCGCCAGCCTGCCGCAATGGAAGCGCGAGTCCAGCAACCAGTTGCGCCATCTCAACGAAGAAACCATCACCCTGGCCCTGCAACCGTTGTTGGCACCGCTGTCGGAGAAATACGCAGAGAACGCTGCGGTCTGCGGCTACCTGCAGGCCATGCAGGTCTACCTGCTCAAGACCGTGGTCGAGCAATTGGTGGAGGACAGCAAGACCGACGCCATCGCCCGCAAACTGCTGGAGGAACAGTACGCCCCGAGCCTGGTGGTCGGGCATCCGTTCAGCGGCGGCGCGCCGGTAGTGTTCGAGCCGCACCCGACCTACGACAACCTGTTCGGTCGGATCGAATACAGCACCGACCAAGGCGCGCTCTACACCACTTACCGGCAGTTGCGTCCGGGCGCCTTGCACCGGGCCAACGGCGGTTTCCTGATTCTCGAAGCGGAAAAAATGCTCGGCGAGCCGTTCGTGTGGGATGCGCTCAAGCGTGCCCTGCAATCGCGCAAGCTGAAAATGGAATCGCCGCTCGGTGAACTGGGGCGCGTGGCCACCGTGACCCTGACGCCGCAGCACATTGCGCTGCAGGTCAAGGTTGTGATCATCGGTGCCCGCCAGCTCTACTACGCCTTGCAGGACCTGGATCCGGACTTCCAGGAAATGTTTCGCGTGCTGGTGGACTTCGACGAAGACATCCCGATGGGCGACGAGAGCCTGGAGCAGTTCGCCCAGTTGCTCAAGACCCGCACTTCGGAAGAGGGCATGGCGCCGCTGACTGCCGATGCGGTGGCGCGTCTGGCGACCTACAGTGCGCGCCTGGCCGAACACCAGGGACGCTTGTCGGCGCGTATCGGAGATCTGTTCCAACTGGTCAGCGAGGCGGATTTCATTCGCCAGCTGGCCGGTGACGAGATGACCGACGCCGGTCATATCGAACGCGCCCTCAAGGCCAAGGCCACCCGTACCGGGCGTGTCTCGGCGCGAATCCTCGACGACATGCTGGCGGGGATCATCCTGATCGACACCGCCGGCGCGGCGGTGGGCAAATGCAACGGGCTGACGGTGCTCGAGGTCGGCGACTCAGCATTTGGCGTGCCGGCGCGGATTTCTGCCACGGTGTACCCGGGCGGCAGCGGCATTGTCGACATCGAGCGGGAGGTCAACCTCGGCCAACCGATCCACTCCAAGGGCGTGATGATTCTGACCGGTTACCTGGGTAGCCGTTATGCCCAGGAATTCCCGCTGGCGATCTCGGCCAGCATCGCCCTGGAGCAGTCCTACGGTTACGTGGACGGCGACAGTGCGTCCCTGGGCGAGGCGTGTACGTTGATTTCGGCCCTGTCGAAGACACCGTTGAAACAGTGCTTCGCCATCACCGGTTCGATCAATCAGTTCGGCGAAGTGCAGGCGGTGGGCGGGGTCAACGAGAAGATCGAAGGTTTCTTCCGCCTCTGCGAAGCCCGCGGGCTGACCGGTGAGCAGGGGGCGATCATTCCCCAGGCCAACGTCGCGACCCTGATGCTCGACGAGAAGGTACTGGCCGCCGTGCGCGCCGGGCAGTTCCACGTTTATGCGGTGCGTCAGGCCGACGAAGCCCTGAGCCTGCTGGTGGGCGAGCCTGCCGGCGAACCGGATGAAAACGGCGAATTCCCGGAGGGCAGCGTCAATGCCCGCGTGGTGGAACGGCTGCGGGTGATCGCGGAGATGATCAGCGAGGACGACATCAAGGAAGCGGAAAAGGAACTGGCACAGCAGGCTCTGGCGGAGGCCAAGCCGGCTTGA
- a CDS encoding AAA family ATPase, producing MLDYLHMKNVGPAPELEVNWAPRINLITGDNGLGKSFLLDLAWWALTRTWANTPALPVNPGKSSIEYVVKGKSGVAQPVVSTYKREDSSWPLKQSRPTMPGIVVYVRIDGGFSVWDPARNYWRSDKDRPAAYHFSADAVWDGLDVNGQRVCEGLERDWVNWQNGRKPQFKALENALRDLSPATEPLCVGAPRRVYLGEGRERPTLTIGNQNVPVTLASAGVRRILGLAYFLVWAWYEHQAAAALLDKKPERRFVILFDEPETHLHPRWQRTLMPSLLQAIKTLRGNHGAAPPQLLIATHSPLVAASLEPVFDEEQDDQIQLSIQDHKVTLTQGHWAAQGDASSWLVSDTFGLEQARSLEAEKAIEAAEAFMRGEKQLPEGLKTRASIHRSLQKLLPAHDEFWPRWLIESGLLTLNGEGNQ from the coding sequence ATGCTTGATTATCTGCACATGAAAAACGTGGGGCCCGCTCCTGAGCTCGAAGTTAACTGGGCGCCACGAATCAATCTGATCACGGGTGACAATGGACTGGGAAAAAGTTTTTTGCTGGACCTGGCCTGGTGGGCGCTGACGCGCACCTGGGCCAATACGCCAGCGCTTCCTGTAAACCCCGGCAAGTCCTCAATCGAATATGTTGTAAAAGGTAAATCCGGCGTCGCTCAGCCTGTCGTATCGACCTATAAACGCGAAGACAGCTCCTGGCCCTTGAAGCAAAGCCGTCCCACCATGCCCGGCATCGTGGTTTACGTACGCATCGACGGCGGCTTTTCCGTCTGGGATCCGGCCCGCAATTACTGGCGCTCCGATAAGGATCGCCCCGCCGCATATCACTTCTCTGCCGACGCCGTATGGGATGGCCTTGATGTCAACGGGCAAAGAGTCTGTGAAGGCTTGGAGCGCGACTGGGTCAATTGGCAAAACGGCCGCAAACCCCAATTCAAAGCGTTGGAAAACGCCTTGCGCGACCTTTCCCCCGCCACTGAACCGCTATGCGTCGGGGCGCCCAGACGCGTATACCTGGGCGAGGGTCGAGAACGACCGACACTCACCATCGGCAATCAGAACGTGCCTGTCACGCTGGCCTCGGCAGGCGTAAGACGAATACTGGGGCTGGCTTATTTTCTTGTGTGGGCCTGGTATGAACACCAGGCAGCTGCTGCGCTGCTCGACAAAAAACCCGAACGCCGGTTTGTCATCCTGTTCGACGAACCCGAGACTCATTTACATCCAAGGTGGCAACGCACGTTGATGCCCAGCCTGTTGCAAGCTATCAAGACCTTGCGTGGGAACCACGGTGCCGCGCCTCCCCAACTCCTGATTGCTACGCACTCGCCGCTCGTCGCCGCCTCCCTTGAGCCAGTGTTCGATGAAGAACAGGACGATCAGATTCAATTGTCGATCCAGGACCATAAGGTCACGCTGACACAAGGACACTGGGCGGCCCAGGGTGATGCCAGCAGTTGGTTGGTATCTGACACGTTCGGACTGGAACAGGCGCGCTCGCTGGAGGCAGAAAAAGCCATCGAGGCCGCCGAAGCGTTCATGCGTGGCGAGAAACAACTACCTGAAGGACTCAAGACCCGTGCATCCATCCACAGGTCCCTACAAAAACTGCTTCCTGCCCACGATGAATTCTGGCCACGCTGGCTGATCGAGAGCGGCCTCCTGACGCTCAATGGCGAGGGCAATCAATGA
- a CDS encoding DUF3015 domain-containing protein: protein MKRILLGTLFTAVSINAMAQAPGGPDCGWGNMLFEGQRGTPAHFLASTTNGTSGNATFGMTSGTNGCSTNAALTYGGKSWLAMNGMMNELSEDMAKGQGEALTTYAVVLGVAPEDRAHFSAVTHEHFQQIFSKADVTAEDVHTNTLAVLKSDPRLAKYATQA, encoded by the coding sequence ATGAAACGGATTCTTCTCGGTACTCTCTTCACCGCTGTATCCATCAACGCCATGGCTCAGGCGCCGGGCGGCCCGGATTGCGGCTGGGGCAACATGCTGTTCGAAGGTCAGCGTGGCACTCCGGCACACTTCCTGGCATCCACCACCAACGGCACTTCCGGTAACGCTACCTTCGGCATGACATCCGGCACCAACGGTTGCTCGACCAACGCGGCACTGACCTACGGTGGCAAGTCCTGGCTGGCCATGAATGGCATGATGAACGAGCTGTCCGAAGACATGGCCAAGGGTCAGGGCGAAGCGCTGACCACCTACGCCGTAGTACTGGGCGTGGCGCCGGAAGACCGCGCACATTTCTCTGCCGTCACCCACGAGCACTTCCAGCAGATCTTCAGCAAGGCTGACGTGACCGCCGAAGACGTGCATACCAACACCCTGGCCGTGCTGAAAAGCGATCCTCGCCTGGCCAAGTACGCCACTCAAGCTTAA
- a CDS encoding GreA/GreB family elongation factor encodes MSRAFVNEDNAAAQADQPVERQVSAQPNYVTPSGFTQLQARVAQLQALHGQHVAKDDQSDKQRIADIERDLRYFNQRVQSAQVVVPTSTDHVRIGHWVTFVDEHDHQQRVQLVGEDQADAASGLINWGSPLGRALLGAKVGDEVTWERPLGNLVIEVVAIDLQ; translated from the coding sequence ATGAGTCGCGCTTTCGTCAACGAAGACAACGCCGCCGCCCAAGCCGATCAGCCGGTCGAACGCCAGGTCAGTGCACAGCCCAATTACGTGACCCCCTCGGGGTTTACCCAGTTGCAGGCCCGCGTCGCCCAATTGCAGGCGCTACATGGTCAGCACGTGGCCAAAGACGATCAATCAGACAAACAACGCATCGCCGACATTGAACGCGACCTGCGCTATTTCAACCAGCGTGTACAAAGCGCGCAGGTCGTTGTGCCGACGTCAACAGATCACGTGCGGATCGGACATTGGGTGACCTTTGTCGATGAGCATGATCACCAACAGCGGGTGCAACTGGTAGGTGAAGACCAGGCTGATGCGGCCAGTGGATTGATCAACTGGGGCTCGCCGCTGGGACGAGCGTTGCTGGGAGCGAAGGTTGGCGATGAGGTGACATGGGAGCGACCGTTGGGGAATCTCGTTATCGAGGTCGTTGCGATAGATCTCCAGTGA
- a CDS encoding DUF4105 domain-containing protein: MLKRLAWLALCVCAPLSAAPHVDPQRLQQLANDRFWISLGHYETAKLGGWRSYISDKKFFLAPDGNEHPDRELTATLEALYGPTSAGQQHAQCVYPARTRWLKAQLNLTDLPAVNCSDFTQWFKDVSPHSAVMIFPAAYLNSPSSMFGHTLLRIDQADVQRDKTALLSYAINFGAYIEGSDNSILYAWKGLMGGYPGLFALVPYQEKLSEYRSLENRDLWEYRLNLSQAETERMVEHVWELKQIQFDYFFFDENCSYRLLELLQVARPSLRLTEQFPLTAIPTDTVKAVKESGLVESIQYRPSRERELLSRAEPLSDDEQQWVLKVSADQQQLQTPGFKALPRERQALIIDAAYRLERYRANGQERDPQRAQRSFELLRAINQNPAPELEIPQPGLPEDGHQSRTWQAGLGTRGDRAFGEYGLRMAYHDLNDNAESFPLGAQIEILQLKLRQYEGNDWQLQQLDLATIRSLTPRNELLQPLSWQVTGGLERVPGKHDDETLVSHVNGGAGGTWALGEEVLGFALGTVRVEHNNDFAQFIAPAAGFNSGVLWKNPLGNLSLEAKGDYFVNGEVRRSLSLNQQWELSRNLGLRLSAQREFSQLASPQNEVMLEVKWYHY, translated from the coding sequence ATGCTCAAACGCCTTGCCTGGCTGGCGCTCTGTGTGTGCGCCCCGCTGTCCGCCGCGCCTCATGTCGACCCTCAACGTTTGCAGCAACTGGCCAATGACCGCTTCTGGATTTCCCTGGGCCACTACGAAACCGCCAAGCTCGGCGGCTGGCGCAGCTATATCAGCGACAAGAAATTCTTCCTCGCGCCCGATGGCAACGAACATCCCGACCGTGAACTGACCGCCACGCTAGAGGCCCTGTACGGTCCGACCAGCGCCGGCCAGCAACATGCTCAATGCGTGTACCCGGCGCGAACCCGCTGGCTCAAGGCGCAGCTCAACCTGACAGACCTGCCGGCGGTCAATTGCAGCGACTTTACCCAGTGGTTCAAGGACGTCTCGCCTCACAGCGCGGTGATGATCTTCCCCGCCGCGTACCTGAACAGCCCGTCCTCGATGTTCGGCCACACCCTGCTGCGCATCGACCAGGCCGATGTGCAAAGAGACAAGACCGCCCTGCTCAGTTATGCGATCAATTTCGGCGCCTACATCGAAGGCTCCGACAACAGCATCCTCTATGCCTGGAAAGGCCTGATGGGCGGTTATCCCGGCCTGTTCGCCCTGGTGCCGTACCAGGAAAAACTCTCCGAGTACCGTAGCCTGGAGAACCGCGACCTGTGGGAATATCGCCTGAACCTGAGCCAGGCGGAAACCGAGCGCATGGTCGAGCACGTCTGGGAACTCAAGCAGATTCAGTTCGACTATTTCTTCTTCGACGAAAACTGCTCCTATCGTCTGCTCGAACTGCTGCAAGTGGCTCGTCCCAGCCTGCGCCTGACCGAACAATTCCCGCTGACGGCCATTCCCACCGACACCGTCAAGGCAGTAAAAGAGTCCGGCCTGGTAGAAAGCATCCAATATCGACCGTCCCGTGAACGGGAACTGCTCAGCCGCGCCGAACCGCTCAGCGATGATGAACAGCAATGGGTACTCAAAGTCAGCGCCGACCAGCAGCAACTGCAAACCCCCGGCTTCAAGGCGCTGCCGCGCGAACGCCAGGCGCTGATCATCGATGCGGCCTATCGCCTGGAGCGCTATCGCGCCAACGGCCAAGAGCGCGATCCACAACGCGCCCAACGCAGTTTCGAACTGTTGCGGGCGATCAATCAGAATCCCGCGCCGGAACTCGAGATCCCGCAACCGGGCCTGCCCGAGGACGGTCACCAATCGCGTACCTGGCAGGCTGGCCTCGGCACGCGGGGCGACCGGGCGTTCGGCGAGTATGGCTTGCGCATGGCCTATCACGATCTCAACGACAACGCCGAGAGCTTCCCCTTGGGCGCACAGATCGAAATCCTGCAATTGAAACTGCGCCAGTACGAAGGCAATGACTGGCAGCTGCAGCAACTGGACCTGGCGACCATTCGCTCCCTGACCCCACGCAACGAGCTGCTGCAACCGCTGTCCTGGCAGGTCACCGGCGGCCTGGAGCGGGTGCCGGGCAAACACGACGATGAAACCTTGGTCAGCCACGTCAACGGCGGCGCCGGAGGCACCTGGGCACTGGGCGAAGAGGTGCTGGGCTTTGCCCTGGGCACGGTGCGGGTCGAGCACAACAACGACTTCGCCCAATTCATCGCCCCGGCCGCCGGTTTCAACAGTGGTGTGCTGTGGAAAAACCCATTGGGCAACCTGAGCCTGGAAGCCAAGGGCGATTATTTCGTCAACGGCGAAGTGCGCCGCAGCCTGAGCTTGAATCAACAATGGGAATTGTCCCGCAACCTTGGCTTGCGCTTGAGTGCCCAGCGGGAATTCAGCCAATTGGCCTCGCCGCAGAACGAGGTGATGCTCGAGGTGAAGTGGTACCACTATTGA